From the genome of Macrobrachium nipponense isolate FS-2020 chromosome 29, ASM1510439v2, whole genome shotgun sequence, one region includes:
- the LOC135206167 gene encoding large ribosomal subunit protein uL15-like isoform X1, whose protein sequence is MASIFETFLVATHKKKTRKLRGHVSHGHGRVGKHRKHPGGRGNAGGQHHHRINFDKYHPGYFGKVGMRNFHVRPNQKWCPIINLDKIWSLVSTQTRVQYKDPKISKGRAPVINCVKAGYYKVLGKGKLPKQPLIVKAKFFSRKAEQKIKSVGGCCVLVA, encoded by the exons GCCACCCATAAGAAGAAAACCAGAAAGTTGCGTGGCCACGTCAGCCACGGTCATGGCCGTGTTG GCAAACACCGTAAGCATCCTGGTGGTCGTGGTAATGCTGGTGGTCAACATCACCACAGAATAAACTTTGATAAATACCATCCTGGTTACTTTGGTAAG GTTGGTATGAGAAATTTCCACGTTAGACCCAACCAGAAATGGTGTCCCATCATTAACCTTGATAAGATTTGGTCTTTGGTATCCACACAGACGAGAGTGCAGTATAAAGATCCCAAAATTAGCAAAGGAAGGGCACCTGTTATAAACTGTGTGAAAGCG GGATACTATAAGGTACTTGGTAAGGGAAAGCTCCCCAAACAGCCATTGATTGTGAAGGCAAAATTCTTCTCAAGAAAAGCTGAGCAAAAGATTAAGTCAGTTGGTGGCTGTTGTGTACTAGTTGCTTAG
- the LOC135206167 gene encoding large ribosomal subunit protein uL15-like isoform X2: MATHKKKTRKLRGHVSHGHGRVGKHRKHPGGRGNAGGQHHHRINFDKYHPGYFGKVGMRNFHVRPNQKWCPIINLDKIWSLVSTQTRVQYKDPKISKGRAPVINCVKAGYYKVLGKGKLPKQPLIVKAKFFSRKAEQKIKSVGGCCVLVA; the protein is encoded by the exons GCCACCCATAAGAAGAAAACCAGAAAGTTGCGTGGCCACGTCAGCCACGGTCATGGCCGTGTTG GCAAACACCGTAAGCATCCTGGTGGTCGTGGTAATGCTGGTGGTCAACATCACCACAGAATAAACTTTGATAAATACCATCCTGGTTACTTTGGTAAG GTTGGTATGAGAAATTTCCACGTTAGACCCAACCAGAAATGGTGTCCCATCATTAACCTTGATAAGATTTGGTCTTTGGTATCCACACAGACGAGAGTGCAGTATAAAGATCCCAAAATTAGCAAAGGAAGGGCACCTGTTATAAACTGTGTGAAAGCG GGATACTATAAGGTACTTGGTAAGGGAAAGCTCCCCAAACAGCCATTGATTGTGAAGGCAAAATTCTTCTCAAGAAAAGCTGAGCAAAAGATTAAGTCAGTTGGTGGCTGTTGTGTACTAGTTGCTTAG